AATGCGATTTCAACAGAAGCTGAACCTGTATCCGAATAAAATACTTTGCATAAATTTCCTGGAGTGATTTCAGCCAATTTCTTCGCTAAAAGAATAGAAGGAACATTGGCTGAACCTAATAAAGTAGAATGTGCGATTTTTTGTACTTGATTCATCAAAGCTTCATTTAATTCGGGAACATTATGACCATGGACGTTTACCCATAAAGAAGCATAGCCATCTAGGTATTTATTACCCTCTATATCAAATAAATAGCTACCCTGTCCTTTTTCGATAATCAAGGGTTTCTTTTGCTGATAGATTTTCATTTGTGTAAAAGGATGCCAAATATACTCTTTATCCCAACATTCAAGCTCTTGCTGATTAGTAAGTTGCATGAAGAAAAACCTCCATAATTAGTTTCGTAAATCTTTCAGACTGTATACAGTTTTCAACGTATGGTTCAAGCTGAGTTTTGACATCATGAAAAAACGGAATAGAAATAGTTGGTAAGGGAACGATGCGCTGGATTGTTTCCCGATTGTCTTGATGAATGATGTTTGTTTCGTCAAAAGAATTGAAAATAATGGATTGAATAGAAATTCCATATTGCAGTGCATATTCGTATGTTGTTAATACATTATGTATGGCACCAAGCTTCGATGGACTAACAATAATAGCCGGTATTTCAGCATTCTTTATGAAATCTTTTGTCATATAAAAGTCATCTTCTCGTTCAATTAAAGGAACGGCTAACCCTCCCGCACCTTCGACTAAAACAATATCATTCGTACGTTCCAATTCTTTTAAACGTTTTAAAGCATCATTCATATTAACTTCTGCATGAAGCAGCTTAGCGGCTAAATGAGGAGAAGTTTCAGGCTCGAACGTAAAAAATCCAGCATGTTCAACCCCAATGACCGATGAGTACCAATCTAAGTCCGGGTAAGTTTGTGTCTGTTCGATTATTCCTGTTTGAAACGGTTTAAATACAGTCGTTTTAAATCCAAGTTTATTTAGAGTAAAAAATAAGAAACCAGTCGAGATTGTTTTCCCCACATCAGTTCCTGTTCCTGTAATAAAAAATGATTTGCCCAATTTACGCAGCCCCTTTCATCCATGTGTTTTTTACTCTGGTCTCTAGCTTATAAATAATAACAGCGCTTATAAAAGCTATAATTAGGTCTCCAGGAACAGGAAAAATAAAACCAAATAATAACGTATCATGTAAGGACAACGGTTTTTCTACCATCCATTTCATTGCTCCGTACAGCCAGGTACATCCTATGAAATACACAATCAACAATGTACTTAAATTCGCTAAGAAGATGGAATATACACTTTTTAAATGAAATTTCTGGATGAACCAGCCATTCGCGTAAGCTCCCAATACGAATCCAATAAGGTACCCAAATGTGGGTTTGAAAATATAACTTGGACCTCCGCCTTCAGCGAAAACCGGTAATCCTGCTAATCCAATTAATACATAGCAAAGCTGGCTTAAACTGCCAAGTTTCGGTCCTAATAGTGCACCTGCAAGATAAACAGAAAGAATTTGCAATGTAAAGGGAATATACGGGATTGGAATTTTTATAAATGCACCTACAGCTGTAAAGGCAGCGAATAATGCTGCAAAAGCAATTGTTTTCGTTTTCAAAAATTAGCACCTCTTTCTTTTTTCATGATTTATATATTGCTACATACATATTTTAATTGTCAACCAAAATACTATTTATGTTAACATATTAATATTTTTGGAGTAAGTTTAATTCGATAAACTTAAGGCAAAAGCATTAACAGATGTCATCGTGAACTGTTTTCATTTTGAAAAGTATAGTATAGTTAAGTTGGCGATACATTCGATATGAAAGGTGGATATCAGCACCCATGTTGGAGATTAAAGAACAAGTAAGTACCACTCGGAAGGAACTTTTGTCTTTACTTGATGGACTAAGCGATAGTCAGTTAAACTGGAAACCGAATGAAAACGCATGGAGTATTGCACAAATTGTGAAGCATGTTGCAACATTGGAAGGAACCGCAGCGCAAATCATTCAACTTGGACTTGACCAAGAACCAAACTTTGCTCCCAGTGACATACCACTTGAAAAGATGATTCTGGACCGGTCAAAGAAATTTAACGCCCCAGAACGTCTGCATCCTTTAGCAGAACCGAAAACGCTGGAGCAGTTAAAAGAAATGTTACATAATAGCCAAGAGCAATTTCTCAGTGCGCTAAACAGCATAAAGGACGTTTCCTTGCTTGATAAAACGGCTCCACCCCGCCCTCACCCGGTCTTTGGGCAGATGAGTACAAACCAATGGATTTTGGCAGTACCGTTACACGAGCAACGTCATATCAAACAAATCGAAGAAGTAAAGGAAAAATTGCAGTTAAGTTGATTTGCAGTTATCAGGAAACAAAACCAAACAGACTTCCTTTAACCATCATCCATCGATGGTACTGGAAGTCTGTTGTTTTGACTTAAGTGACAAATTAATTCAATTGTTCTTCAAGCCCTTCTCTCTTTTTAATTATAGAAATAGAAATTATTATTAAAATATATTATTATAATTTACAAAATACTTTTATTAACTGAGTCGTTAAATAAATAGTAAGATTACAAAATTCAAAGTTATCTTCCTCCAATAAATACACTCCTTTTAAGGATAATCGGATAATACAAAAACTCATCTAATGATTCTGTTCGATGAGTTGAGTTATGCCCTTTTAAAATTGAACACAGCCTTTCAAGGTATACCTAAATAATAAACAACGATAAAAACCTTCCTTAAATTGTTTTAGGAAGGTTTTTTGCAAAAACTATTTCATTTGGACCATAAAATTATTGGTTGTCAGTAGTGACCTTTTTTTATGAGTTTTAGAAATATAAACGGCAAGCGCCAAAAGCATGCTTGAAGATATAAGGCATACTGGTTCATAACCTTCGACCGAAATGAATGGTATCCATTGAAATAAATTAACGAAGAATATTTAATTCGAATATTTAATTCTTAAATGGGTACGGTAATAGAGCAATAATACGAGAAATAGTATACCAACAAAAATAATAACTCTGTCCAATTTTTTATTATTAATATACTTTTTGCTTAAATCATATAATTTCAGTCCCAGAAAGCCTCCAATAGAATTTGTCATTACATCTGTTATGTCTGTCGCTCCAATAGCGAAGATAAATTGAATTAATTCAAATGCAAGGCTTAAAACCAGTATAAAAGCAAACTTAGGTAAAAATCCGACTTTATTGAAATTGACATTCAAAAGCAAGCCAAAAGGAATAAAGATTATAACATTTTCGAACATCTCACTGAAACTTCCATTCACTATGGAAGGAGAAGCAAATGGAATCAAGTTAAGACTTCTATGATGATAATTAAAAACTGACAAAATATTGTATTGTAATTTGAATAGCACTAACCAGCTTAGTATCACTAAATAGAAAGCTAGCAAGCCTCTAGATAATATTTTCCCCATATAATCTCCTCTAATTCTTTTTTTACGTGTATCTAAAGTATACCCGATGACCTAGTTGACGTGGGTTTTATGCCAAAAAGATGGTATTACACCAAATAGTGCTGGTACAATAATGCTGTTCATTCATTTCGTTTTTTTCATTCCGCCATGCTTACCTCCTTGAGTTTAGTATGTGTTGATCCGAGGAACACTGTCACAATTACACCATCCATATTGTTGCCTGATATCTCCCAACGAAGATTGGAAGGCACATGAATGGTCGTATCATTGGTTACAGGGTAATAAGAGATCTCATATTTTTCACCATCTATAGCAGTTGAAATGGTCTTTTGTTTTTTTAGGAAATCCATATATTCTTCTAGAGCGAAATTCTTTTCCTTCATAATCGCACTATGGGGGAAACCGACATAACGGATATGCCATGGTTCGTATTGAATTCCAGTAACATCCGTTTTATCCTTTGGATAGCGTAATATAAAGCCGTACTTCCAAGCATTTTCTTTCAGCCACTTTCCTTCAGGTGCTCGATCCATTTTCGTTAAGCTTGATCCTACATCAAGTGATAATCCTGAATTATGTTCACTATAACCTGCCGGCAAGGCGTAAGAAGGACCCATTTCTTCATACAACTTATTTTGCTCAGTAAATGTACGATATCCACTATCAATCAAAAAATGATTTACACCTTCCATTTCAGCATCATTGACCATCTCTGAAAATTTTTGTGCTATTTCTTTTGACAGGTAAATATTTTGATCAAGTAACCCATATCCCCTTAACAATTCATTATGTAATGATAAATTTACGATATCTGATTTTACACTCTCTTGGCCAACAGGATATTTACTGTTGATTAAGAGCAGATTTCCTTGATAAATCTGTTCCTTTGTAATGGTTTTTGTTTGGATACTCTCAGAAGTCCCTCTTTTATCAATATAATCTTTATGATTTTGATCATATTTTTGACTCTCTACTTGATCCTGAAAAAACAGTGCTTTATTAATGAAGGCAAAACCTAAGCACAATAAAAATAACAATAAAAAACCGCACTTCTTCATTTTTACGTTCCTCCTTATTCTTATAGATACTAGAATAGGGAAAGCTTTTTAAAAAAAGAGTAGGATAAAATTTAAATTTTTCTTAAATCCTTTATGAAATTTTTAAACTTGGTCAATTGGAACCCTTTCCTGTGGTAATCGAACTTCAAATATAGTACGTATTAAACTACTTTCGGCCCTAATCGTTCCATTATGCTGATCCACAATATTCTTTGCAATGAATAAGCCAAGACCTGTACTATCATCTTGATGAGTTCGTGCTTTGTCACCGGTATAAAACATATCAAAAAGATACGGAAGTTCATTCAGAGGTATACTATCTCCATAATTAACGACCTGAACAACCACTTCTCCTGCATCCACAAACCCGTTAATATCTACAAACTGACCATCATATCCATAACGATTTGCATTGGTTAAAAGATTTTCAAACACACGAGCTAACTTCTCTCCGTCACCTAAAATAGGCAATTGGGGCAGAATATTCATACGAGCGATCAAATTATTTTTCTCGAAAACAGGATACAATTCCTCTTTTAATTGAAGAAGTAAGTCACTTAAATTAATTTGCCTTTTTTCAACTGGTAGCATGCCATAGTTCATTCTTGTTATTTCGAATAATTCATCAATAAGTCTTTCTAAACGCTGAGATTTAGTAAAAGCAATCGTTAAAAAATGTCTGACTTGTTCTTTAGTCAACTTCTCATCCTTAAGGATTAAATCTAAATAACCTAAAACAGAAGTTAGCGGAGTACGCAAATCATGAGCCAAATTTACAACTAACTGTTCTTTACTGCTTTCTGAAAAATCGCCTCTTTGTATGGCTTCTTCTAATTTTTCACTTGCCAGATTTATTTCTTGTGCAATATCTTCAAATTCATCATTTGATTGGATATAAACCCGATGTTTAAAATTGCCACGAGCGAGATCATGAATTCCGTTAGATATTTCATTGAAATAGGTAGAATAGGGCTTAGTCAGTAAATAGAAAAACAATATCGAAAGTGATATAAATAGCATTAAAAAGAAATTAATGTCTCCGATACTTCCTATGAATCGACGAAGATAGGCCAAGGGGTCATCACGACTAACCATCATGTGATAATAAAGCTTTAACCCTTTATCGATTAAGTAAGTTATAATACCAGCCAGAAGAATACTTAAACCAAATAATACGATTATTTTAAATCGAAAACTTCGTATAATTTTAGCCATTAAATGTATACCCAACTCCCCAAACGGTTTTGATCAAATTGTTTTTCCTTTTATCTTCTCCAAGTTTTTTCCGTAAGGTACGAATATGCACCATTACCGTATTACCACCTTCAAAGTATGCTTCACCCCAAACCTGCTGGAAAATATTTTCTACACTATAAACTTTCTTTGGATGACTGGCTAATAAATACAAAATATCAAACTCTTTCGGCGTTAGCTCAATCTTTTCACCATAGAGCAAAACTGATCGGTGATCAGGAGAAATCACTATTCCACCAAATTCCAAGATATCTTTATTATCTACTTTGGGTTGATTCAACTTCATAAAGCGCCGCAATTGAGCGTTCACACGTGCTACCAATTCAATGGGGGTAAATGGTTTAGTCATATAATCATCTGCACCAATCACTAGTCCATGTACCTTATCGAAATCAGAAGTTTTCGCACTCAAAAAAATGATAGGCATATTATATTGTTCCCGAACCTGACGGGTTACTTCATATCCATCCATTTTCGGCATCATAATATCCAAAATCAGCAAATCAATTGATTGTGTCTGGATCACTTGAATGGCTTCTTTCCCATCATGTACTTTTATGACATTGTATCCTTCTTTTTCTAGATGGATTGCAATCAGATCAGCAATCTCCTCCTCATCATCAGCAACTAAAATCGATATACGTTTCATCTATTTACACTCCTATTTCAAGTTGCATTCAGTGCATTTGCATCAAACCTTACAAAACTGCACCCTAAAAAAATCGATGTTTTGATAGTTATACCTGTTCAGCAGAATCTTAGCCAACATTGTATAATTTAGAGCCTGTATTTTATTTTCTATTATTTCTTTTTTTTATTCAAGAATATGGTCCCACACATAAAGAAAGGGCACAATTCTTACTACTAAATTGCGCCCTTTGTATTAATGCCTTTGTTGAAGCGTCGTTTTTTCAAAGAATACAGCTTGTCCATTTTGTTGTTGTAAGAACCCAAATGGAACTTGTGAGTTTTCCACCATATTTTGGTCTTTAACTGATAAAAAAGAGTGCATTTCCATTGTTCCTTGTTAAGCAATCGCGCCCTTTAATGGAATAACTAAGTAATGTCCTCAGTCCTAAAATCACTTAATTCTTCTTTAACTAACGCCCCCGTTAGCTTAATAAAGAAGTCCATTCTTAATTAGTATTTACAGGCAGATTATTATTCTGACTTCGAATTCTAAACCCTAAAGCAATTGCAGCTCCAATACAGCTTGAAAGGCACCCTACTACCAAATAAATTGATGGAGTTGATTCACCAATTAAAACAGAAGCAACTCCTCCAATTACTGGGAATAGAGCAACCATATACCCGCTTTTTGCTCCTCCAATTTTTTCTACAAGTTTTAAATAAAATAGCCAAGCCATAAAAGAAGCAATCAAAGTTAAATATAGCAAAGCAGATAAATATGTAACTGTTGTTGGAAGTATAATTTCATTTCCTTGTAACAGTACAATTACACCCATTAATACACCAGCAACTGTAAAACCAATAGCATTTGCATAGATAGGGTTAATCTTTCTATTAGCATTTCTTGCAGAACTTGCATCACCAACAGCTGTTAGAACCGTACCTAACAAAGCAATCATGATTCCTTTTAAATCAGTAAGTCCTTGAAAATCATTTAAGTTCGGATAGATTAGGACACATACTCCAAATACCCCTAGAATTCCCCCAATTAACACGCGAGAATGTAATTTCTCTTTTAAAAAAACACGGAGAGCAATCGGAGTCAATATCACTTTTAACGAAAAGATTAAAGTTACAATGGCAGCAGAGCTCAAAATTGTAGCGTAATAAAGGCACAGATAACTTAATGCAAAGTTACATACACCAAAAACTATAATAAACGGGAAATCTTTTGTACGTGGTCTCCCCTTTGGTTTAAGGAGCCACACAAGAACTAAAAATAAAAAAGCTGTCATAACTAAACGATATGATAATGATAATTCCAAACTGACTGGTGTTCCTTGAATTTTCACCGCAATAAAATTTAGCCCCCATACCATTAAGCAAAATATGTACATAAAATTTGTCATTGCATTACCTCATTCTACCGTTTATCTTAATATGTTAATAACTTCTCAAAAAGTAATTATAACAAATTTGGAGGGAGTCAATTATCCACGATTTGAACATTTTTCTTCTTCCACTAAACTCCAGTTAGTTTAAATGCAACCCTTTACAAACTAAGTAGTTATTCAATTAAATGGCCCTAAACATAAAGAAAGAGCACAACTCTGTTGAAGAATCGCGCCCGATTGTTGAAGATCGTTATTGAAGTAAAGCTACTGGTTGTTAAAGTAGATTTTTTCACAATCTTTTACATTAAAGTTGGGCAATCATTCTAATATCTTTATGTTTTCTTCCGCCCGCTACATTAAACTTTTGCACCCGTTTAGTGTAAGTACCTTCCTACACAAAGGTTAAAACAAAAAGCAACGCAATGGATACCTTTGAAGTCGCTTAATTAATTTGAACTAATGAAAAACCAATTTTTAGCCATTCTATTTATTTCTTTTATATCTCCATCAAATGCATTTTTTAATGGTTTTTGGTCTGTCGTTGCGTATACAAATCCAGAAAAGCCATCCAAGACTCCTCGAAATGTAAAGAAAAGAATGTTATATCCATTGCTCGTTTTCTCTACTACTATATCGCCACCTCCAGCAGAAAGGTGATCGTATTTTTTAGGTAAATGAATAAGGGATGAATTGTCGGTAACATTTGGTTTAATTTCTCCATTTACTACCATCTTTATTATTTTCTCTCTTTCAGTCTGGTTTAATTTAAAATTTAAATCCAATACAATTTGATTAAAAGGGACGATGAATAGCAAAACAATGGTAACAACTTGTATTGTTATAGGTTTCCAATCCCTTTTTTTGAACAGCGATACGACTGCTAGAATGGTTATGACAATAAAAAAGCCAAACAACAAAAACATAACTGGTACCATTAAAAATGAAAATATATCGAATAAACTCCATTGAAAAAATTGATACAGAATGACACATATACTGGTGATGAAGGATAAGAGCAATAGCTGGTTTTGTTTCATTTTTCCCCCAGAAATTCTATAAATTTACCATTAATTTTAACACACAAGTTTATTGGAGATACACCCTTTATTACACCCCTGACAGGATGGAGGAATTTTGACAAATCTTTATTCTACCATAAAAGTCCAATTCTTTATGAAGTAAACTGCACTTCAGTTATAAGTGCAATCCTTCATAAACTCTAAACTGATGTAAGCATATATTATCAATTATTCTTTAGATTCTTATTCCGTTAAATGGCCCTAAACATAAAGAAAGAGCACAATTCTTGTTAGATAATCGCGCCCGATTGTTGAAGTTCACTTAGTTTCTATTAGCTGGTTTAATGGAATAAATTAAAACGTCAACAATAAACGTAATGGGTTCAATGATCGAGTACAACTCTTAAATTTGAAAGATTTTTTGAACCTATATTACTTATTGAAGATGCACTTGAGTTAGTTATCACTTTAAGCTAAATCATAAAGAAACCTTAAAATCGAAAGTTGAATCTCCGTTACTCTCAATGATTTCAGAAGTAATTTCGTTAACAGTCGTTTCAAAACATTCCTCAAATGATCTTGTATCATTAATTGCATTTAGAAGGTCATTATCATTTTTTAATCTACCTACAGTTAAATGAGGGAAATAGGTATGTTTGCGACTTATAAAGTCAAATAATGGGCCAGAATATAATCTATCGTGCAATTCGATTATGTTGTCGTTTCCCTTCTTAACGTTTAAGAATAGGTAATTATTCAACGAACCAGTAATTCCCTTCAAATACAGAGGAAAAGGATTAACCCCAGCTAATGCGTTTTTTATATTTTTTTCAAGAATTGAAGATGGAATTTCACTTTCGAAGGGAAATACAAGTGTAATGTGTGGCTGTACTAACCCAAACAATGGGTCATACTTTTTTCTTATTCCTTCTATCATATTCATATTTTTAAATTCAGGAAATATATGAATTGCCCTTTGCATAAAGACACCACACTCCGAATATTACAAATTAGAGCTGTATTATTTACGTTAAACTGGATTACTAAATATTATATAGAGTTTTTTCCTAAATAAGAAACAACTACTTTTATTTTGTAGATATTTTGTCAAATCTTTCTTCGATAAAACTTCTATTTAACGGATTAACAACCATGATAAAATGGACTGTCGCTGCAATCAATAATTTCTTCAATTCTTGCGCCCGATTGCGTAACAAGAATAACTTATTTCTTATTGTTCCCTTAACATAAGACTCGTTCCGGGTTTTAATTCCAGTTAACTGTAATTGAACACTTGAGGAAGTTATCTTAATTATTGAATACTAGCCATTCTAACTGTCGACTTTTAGTTTTAAATCCAAGTTTTTCATAAAACCGAATAGCATTTTCATTAAATTCTAGAACATTTAATTCTACACTTTCTGCATGTATTTCTTTACAATATTCAAAGGCTTTCTTAATTAATATCTTTCCTATACCCTGTCCTCTACAAGTTTTACTTACACCAATACTACGAATAAAGAGAATTTTTCTTTCACGTAATATTGGATTACTATCTGCTGGTTTTTTAATATCTAGAATTATGTAAGCAATAATCTCTTTATCATTATCTTCTACAATAAATATCTTTGTATCTGTGCTATTAAGCCATGTTTCATATGTTGCAATTTCTAAA
Above is a genomic segment from Neobacillus endophyticus containing:
- a CDS encoding sensor histidine kinase, with translation MAKIIRSFRFKIIVLFGLSILLAGIITYLIDKGLKLYYHMMVSRDDPLAYLRRFIGSIGDINFFLMLFISLSILFFYLLTKPYSTYFNEISNGIHDLARGNFKHRVYIQSNDEFEDIAQEINLASEKLEEAIQRGDFSESSKEQLVVNLAHDLRTPLTSVLGYLDLILKDEKLTKEQVRHFLTIAFTKSQRLERLIDELFEITRMNYGMLPVEKRQINLSDLLLQLKEELYPVFEKNNLIARMNILPQLPILGDGEKLARVFENLLTNANRYGYDGQFVDINGFVDAGEVVVQVVNYGDSIPLNELPYLFDMFYTGDKARTHQDDSTGLGLFIAKNIVDQHNGTIRAESSLIRTIFEVRLPQERVPIDQV
- the vanR gene encoding vancomycin resistance response regulator transcription factor, VanR-F/VanR-M family; this encodes MKRISILVADDEEEIADLIAIHLEKEGYNVIKVHDGKEAIQVIQTQSIDLLILDIMMPKMDGYEVTRQVREQYNMPIIFLSAKTSDFDKVHGLVIGADDYMTKPFTPIELVARVNAQLRRFMKLNQPKVDNKDILEFGGIVISPDHRSVLLYGEKIELTPKEFDILYLLASHPKKVYSVENIFQQVWGEAYFEGGNTVMVHIRTLRKKLGEDKRKNNLIKTVWGVGYTFNG
- a CDS encoding DMT family transporter → MTNFMYIFCLMVWGLNFIAVKIQGTPVSLELSLSYRLVMTAFLFLVLVWLLKPKGRPRTKDFPFIIVFGVCNFALSYLCLYYATILSSAAIVTLIFSLKVILTPIALRVFLKEKLHSRVLIGGILGVFGVCVLIYPNLNDFQGLTDLKGIMIALLGTVLTAVGDASSARNANRKINPIYANAIGFTVAGVLMGVIVLLQGNEIILPTTVTYLSALLYLTLIASFMAWLFYLKLVEKIGGAKSGYMVALFPVIGGVASVLIGESTPSIYLVVGCLSSCIGAAIALGFRIRSQNNNLPVNTN
- the vanY gene encoding VanY-A/VanY-F/VanY-M family D-Ala-D-Ala carboxypeptidase, which gives rise to MKKCGFLLLFLLCLGFAFINKALFFQDQVESQKYDQNHKDYIDKRGTSESIQTKTITKEQIYQGNLLLINSKYPVGQESVKSDIVNLSLHNELLRGYGLLDQNIYLSKEIAQKFSEMVNDAEMEGVNHFLIDSGYRTFTEQNKLYEEMGPSYALPAGYSEHNSGLSLDVGSSLTKMDRAPEGKWLKENAWKYGFILRYPKDKTDVTGIQYEPWHIRYVGFPHSAIMKEKNFALEEYMDFLKKQKTISTAIDGEKYEISYYPVTNDTTIHVPSNLRWEISGNNMDGVIVTVFLGSTHTKLKEVSMAE
- a CDS encoding biotin transporter BioY, translated to MKTKTIAFAALFAAFTAVGAFIKIPIPYIPFTLQILSVYLAGALLGPKLGSLSQLCYVLIGLAGLPVFAEGGGPSYIFKPTFGYLIGFVLGAYANGWFIQKFHLKSVYSIFLANLSTLLIVYFIGCTWLYGAMKWMVEKPLSLHDTLLFGFIFPVPGDLIIAFISAVIIYKLETRVKNTWMKGAA
- the vanZ-A gene encoding glycopeptide resistance protein VanZ-A, whose product is MGKILSRGLLAFYLVILSWLVLFKLQYNILSVFNYHHRSLNLIPFASPSIVNGSFSEMFENVIIFIPFGLLLNVNFNKVGFLPKFAFILVLSLAFELIQFIFAIGATDITDVMTNSIGGFLGLKLYDLSKKYINNKKLDRVIIFVGILFLVLLLYYRTHLRIKYSN
- a CDS encoding DinB family protein; the encoded protein is MLEIKEQVSTTRKELLSLLDGLSDSQLNWKPNENAWSIAQIVKHVATLEGTAAQIIQLGLDQEPNFAPSDIPLEKMILDRSKKFNAPERLHPLAEPKTLEQLKEMLHNSQEQFLSALNSIKDVSLLDKTAPPRPHPVFGQMSTNQWILAVPLHEQRHIKQIEEVKEKLQLS
- the bioD gene encoding dethiobiotin synthase, which produces MGKSFFITGTGTDVGKTISTGFLFFTLNKLGFKTTVFKPFQTGIIEQTQTYPDLDWYSSVIGVEHAGFFTFEPETSPHLAAKLLHAEVNMNDALKRLKELERTNDIVLVEGAGGLAVPLIEREDDFYMTKDFIKNAEIPAIIVSPSKLGAIHNVLTTYEYALQYGISIQSIIFNSFDETNIIHQDNRETIQRIVPLPTISIPFFHDVKTQLEPYVENCIQSERFTKLIMEVFLHATY
- a CDS encoding GNAT family N-acetyltransferase, with product MFNEFSPFTVRSATLKDFMGISNLKEQVQQLHIEGRPDLYADASASLEIATYETWLNSTDTKIFIVEDNDKEIIAYIILDIKKPADSNPILRERKILFIRSIGVSKTCRGQGIGKILIKKAFEYCKEIHAESVELNVLEFNENAIRFYEKLGFKTKSRQLEWLVFNN
- a CDS encoding 2'-5' RNA ligase family protein; translated protein: MQRAIHIFPEFKNMNMIEGIRKKYDPLFGLVQPHITLVFPFESEIPSSILEKNIKNALAGVNPFPLYLKGITGSLNNYLFLNVKKGNDNIIELHDRLYSGPLFDFISRKHTYFPHLTVGRLKNDNDLLNAINDTRSFEECFETTVNEITSEIIESNGDSTFDFKVSL